From Solidesulfovibrio carbinoliphilus subsp. oakridgensis, the proteins below share one genomic window:
- a CDS encoding ABC transporter substrate-binding protein, translating to MIRPSLALAFRLTAAILAVCLVLAAAPAPAGPSAADSQPVRLAYLQNDLHHLALWIALDKGFFSEEGLPVEVAGIFRSGPELMTAFGAGELDAAYVGQAPATIAAVRGTARIKVLAQANTEGSALVGSKALAEGKVPRPTLAIPGHGGVQELLLQKALPTLGLSADGVELVVVSPPEMLPALQSGQIDGFIAWEPYPARAVLQAIGTTIANSTAIWAGHPCCVLAAADDLIDKRPAVARSLIRAHGKATRYIADHPEEALAVAVKYTGMDEDVARRAMAHVTYVETPSLVGEEEYVRFLITRGVIKVEDAAAFTRSFIDLPTREAAAR from the coding sequence ATGATTCGTCCCAGCCTCGCGCTTGCCTTTCGCCTGACGGCGGCGATCCTGGCCGTCTGCCTCGTCCTTGCCGCCGCCCCTGCCCCGGCCGGTCCGTCGGCCGCAGACAGTCAGCCGGTTCGGCTGGCCTACCTGCAAAACGACCTGCACCATCTGGCTTTGTGGATCGCCCTGGACAAGGGGTTTTTTTCCGAGGAAGGCCTGCCCGTGGAGGTGGCAGGCATCTTCCGTTCCGGCCCGGAACTCATGACCGCTTTCGGCGCGGGCGAACTCGACGCCGCCTATGTGGGCCAAGCCCCGGCCACCATCGCCGCCGTGCGCGGTACGGCCCGGATCAAGGTCCTGGCCCAGGCCAACACCGAGGGTTCAGCCCTGGTCGGCTCCAAGGCCCTGGCCGAAGGCAAGGTCCCGCGTCCGACCCTGGCCATCCCGGGCCATGGTGGCGTGCAGGAACTCCTCCTGCAAAAGGCCCTGCCCACTTTGGGTCTGTCCGCCGACGGCGTGGAGCTCGTGGTGGTGAGTCCACCGGAAATGCTGCCGGCGCTCCAATCCGGCCAGATCGACGGCTTCATCGCCTGGGAGCCCTATCCGGCGCGGGCCGTCCTTCAAGCCATTGGCACGACGATTGCTAATTCAACCGCCATCTGGGCCGGCCATCCCTGTTGCGTGCTCGCCGCCGCCGATGATCTCATCGACAAGCGGCCGGCCGTCGCCAGGAGCCTTATCCGCGCCCATGGCAAGGCAACCCGATACATCGCCGACCATCCCGAGGAGGCTTTGGCTGTGGCCGTAAAATATACAGGCATGGACGAGGATGTGGCGCGCCGAGCTATGGCCCATGTCACCTACGTCGAAACGCCGAGCCTGGTCGGCGAGGAAGAGTACGTCCGCTTCCTCATCACCCGGGGCGTCATCAAGGTCGAGGACGCCGCAGCCTTCACCCGGAGCTTCATTGACCTGCCCACCCGGGAGGCTGCGGCCCGATGA
- a CDS encoding ABC transporter permease: MMLSPLVSALAVAGVWQAVCQTGLVPPALLASPAAVGLALVDLCRTGMPPGRTLPMHAWMSLTRVLVGTGLAVVLGAPVGLALGASPRLRGGFMPLVDFIRPIPPLAWVPLAILWLGLGLASAAALIFLGAFFPVVLATCSGVRAVDRSYVEAVRILGGGRLAVWRKVLLPGCLPAALTGVRVGLGIGWMTLVAAEFAGVRGGYGLGYMILSARDLQRIDMVMAGMVAIGLVGLAMELGLKRLSAHLVRWQ; the protein is encoded by the coding sequence ATGATGCTGTCCCCGCTGGTCTCCGCCCTGGCCGTGGCAGGCGTCTGGCAGGCCGTGTGCCAGACGGGGCTGGTTCCGCCGGCCCTGCTCGCCTCCCCGGCCGCAGTGGGCCTGGCCCTGGTCGACTTGTGCCGGACCGGGATGCCGCCCGGCCGCACCCTGCCGATGCATGCCTGGATGAGCCTGACCCGGGTGTTGGTCGGCACGGGCTTGGCCGTGGTCCTGGGGGCGCCGGTCGGGCTGGCCCTCGGGGCCAGCCCCCGGCTGCGGGGGGGGTTCATGCCGCTGGTCGACTTCATCCGCCCCATCCCTCCCTTGGCCTGGGTTCCCCTGGCTATCCTGTGGTTGGGGCTCGGCCTGGCCTCCGCAGCGGCGCTCATTTTCCTGGGCGCTTTTTTCCCCGTGGTGCTGGCCACCTGTTCCGGCGTGCGGGCGGTGGACCGATCCTATGTGGAGGCAGTGCGCATCCTTGGCGGGGGGCGGCTGGCCGTGTGGCGCAAGGTGCTGTTGCCCGGCTGCCTGCCGGCGGCCTTGACCGGCGTGCGGGTGGGGCTTGGCATCGGCTGGATGACCCTGGTCGCGGCCGAATTCGCCGGCGTGCGCGGCGGCTACGGTCTGGGCTACATGATCTTAAGCGCCCGGGATCTGCAACGCATCGACATGGTCATGGCCGGCATGGTCGCCATCGGACTGGTCGGCCTGGCCATGGAACTTGGCCTGAAACGGCTTTCGGCGCACCTTGTGCGGTGGCAGTGA
- a CDS encoding MSMEG_0568 family radical SAM protein, translating into MSMTLADYVALQSFGARIIDHEIVRRGGAGPADAGSYVIDGHPVMIPALSPSARSSDYAFVQDGDRLRLERDGRPLCHAAAMPRPRFYDGHTADGVPYDKIARLHGLDCLASTVIQECVRFSSRRTRCRFCAIGASLARGSTIHTKTPEQLAEVASAARDLDGVRHVTLTAGTTVCPDDGARYLGRCAKAIAEATGLPVEIQFEPLRDQALYARLRDMGVTDVGIHVESFDPAVRRRMTPGKAEVDLETYFEAFAAAVAVFGRNKVSTYVILGLGENLEATLDGCRRAAALGVYPVVVPLRPLLDSCLAEARPVDPDYLGGMYQAVGKMLTDQGLSAERSSAGCVRCRACSLLQFTETAPSRGIRAPAAVADANAVSLRVAETPEDIEEYWRLRHEVFVSEQGIFPVTDRDAHDDQAIPLIAEVAGRLAGVVRCYRHRGGVWYGGRLAVRPEYRNGVNIGALLVRKAVELVRARPDVKRFLATVQFQNVRFFQRLGWLRLGKPFLLQDRKHQLMEKKLHEEAL; encoded by the coding sequence ATGAGCATGACCCTTGCCGACTATGTCGCCCTGCAAAGTTTCGGAGCCAGAATCATTGATCATGAGATCGTTCGGCGGGGCGGGGCTGGGCCGGCGGACGCCGGGTCCTACGTCATTGACGGCCACCCCGTGATGATCCCGGCCCTGAGCCCATCGGCGCGCAGTTCGGATTACGCGTTTGTCCAGGACGGCGACCGCCTGCGGCTGGAGCGCGACGGCCGTCCGCTGTGCCATGCGGCCGCCATGCCCAGGCCCCGTTTTTATGACGGCCATACCGCCGACGGCGTCCCCTATGACAAGATCGCCCGGCTCCACGGCCTGGACTGCCTGGCCTCCACCGTCATCCAGGAGTGCGTACGCTTTAGCAGCCGACGGACCCGCTGCCGCTTCTGCGCCATCGGCGCGTCTCTTGCCCGGGGTTCGACCATCCACACCAAAACACCCGAGCAGCTTGCCGAGGTGGCTTCGGCCGCCCGGGATCTCGACGGCGTGCGCCATGTGACCCTGACCGCCGGCACCACCGTCTGTCCCGACGACGGAGCGCGCTATCTCGGCCGCTGCGCCAAGGCCATCGCCGAGGCCACGGGGCTGCCGGTGGAAATCCAGTTCGAGCCGCTTCGCGACCAGGCCCTCTACGCCCGGCTGCGGGACATGGGCGTCACCGACGTCGGCATCCATGTGGAGAGCTTTGATCCGGCCGTGCGCCGCCGCATGACCCCGGGCAAGGCCGAAGTGGACCTGGAAACGTATTTTGAAGCCTTTGCCGCCGCTGTTGCCGTCTTTGGCCGCAACAAAGTCAGCACCTACGTGATTCTGGGCCTGGGCGAAAATCTGGAGGCCACCCTGGACGGCTGCCGACGCGCGGCGGCCCTTGGCGTCTATCCCGTGGTGGTGCCGCTTCGCCCCTTACTCGATTCCTGCCTGGCCGAGGCCCGGCCGGTGGACCCGGACTATCTGGGCGGCATGTACCAGGCTGTTGGCAAGATGCTGACAGACCAGGGACTGTCTGCCGAGCGCAGCTCGGCCGGTTGCGTGCGTTGTCGGGCCTGCTCCCTGCTGCAATTCACCGAAACGGCGCCGTCCCGGGGCATCCGCGCCCCGGCGGCCGTGGCCGATGCCAACGCCGTCAGCCTTCGCGTGGCCGAGACCCCGGAGGACATCGAGGAATATTGGCGTCTGCGCCACGAGGTCTTCGTGTCCGAACAGGGCATCTTCCCCGTCACCGACCGCGACGCCCATGACGACCAGGCCATTCCCCTCATTGCCGAGGTAGCCGGCCGTCTGGCCGGGGTGGTGCGTTGTTATCGCCATCGGGGCGGGGTGTGGTACGGCGGCCGGCTGGCCGTGCGCCCGGAATACCGCAACGGCGTCAACATCGGCGCGCTTCTCGTCCGCAAGGCCGTGGAGCTCGTGCGCGCCCGGCCGGACGTCAAGCGTTTCCTGGCAACTGTGCAGTTCCAAAACGTGCGTTTCTTCCAGCGCCTCGGCTGGCTGCGCCTGGGCAAACCATTTTTGCTGCAAGACAGGAAGCATCAACTCATGGAAAAGAAACTTCATGAGGAGGCGTTGTGA
- a CDS encoding ATP-binding protein translates to MAAEPALAGRLVAGVDRQRCLGCGQCLPSCPNGLLAVRGGLAVLTDAARCDGRGRCLGHCSADALNLGPCSWPTGGA, encoded by the coding sequence ATGGCCGCTGAGCCGGCCTTGGCCGGCCGGCTGGTGGCCGGTGTCGACCGGCAGCGTTGCCTCGGTTGCGGCCAGTGCCTGCCGAGCTGCCCAAACGGCCTTCTGGCCGTGCGCGGCGGGTTGGCCGTCCTGACCGACGCCGCCCGCTGCGATGGCCGGGGGCGGTGCCTGGGCCATTGCAGCGCCGACGCGCTGAACCTTGGCCCCTGTTCCTGGCCAACCGGCGGCGCTTGA
- a CDS encoding CidA/LrgA family protein produces MTQRFVHCAKCLGQLGLLWGISLAGRFLAEALALPVPGNVLGVLLLFGLLCLGVVKLEQVAETADFLLRHLVFFFIPIAVGLMDWGATFAQYGLMLLVAVVISSVLPFFAVGYLTLVFQGRR; encoded by the coding sequence GTGACGCAACGGTTTGTGCATTGCGCCAAATGCCTGGGGCAGCTTGGCTTGCTGTGGGGCATTTCCCTGGCCGGCCGGTTTCTGGCCGAGGCCCTTGCGCTTCCCGTGCCGGGCAACGTGCTCGGGGTATTGCTGCTTTTCGGTTTGCTGTGCCTGGGTGTGGTCAAGCTCGAACAGGTGGCGGAGACGGCCGATTTTCTTCTGCGCCATTTGGTATTTTTTTTCATCCCCATCGCCGTGGGACTCATGGACTGGGGCGCGACCTTTGCCCAGTACGGCCTGATGCTGCTCGTGGCCGTGGTGATCAGTTCCGTGCTGCCGTTTTTCGCGGTGGGCTATCTCACCTTGGTGTTTCAGGGGAGGCGGTGA
- a CDS encoding type II secretion system protein E has product MSQETDSMANDRVHEPERAMDGEEAIMAAMVAGLCGAPVATETALAGRLARLEEHFARLCTVVGRLEQELAGLRGHAAGHGR; this is encoded by the coding sequence ATGAGCCAGGAAACGGACAGCATGGCCAACGACCGCGTCCACGAGCCCGAAAGGGCAATGGACGGGGAAGAGGCGATCATGGCCGCCATGGTCGCGGGCCTTTGCGGCGCGCCGGTCGCCACGGAAACGGCGCTGGCCGGGCGGCTGGCCAGGCTGGAGGAACATTTCGCCCGTCTGTGCACGGTGGTCGGCCGTCTGGAACAGGAACTGGCCGGGTTGCGGGGCCACGCCGCCGGCCATGGCCGCTGA
- a CDS encoding ABC transporter ATP-binding protein, translating into MASALSIRGLQKTYPAVGGKPPVTVLGGVDLDVPPGAIVSLVGLNGSGKTTLLRLVAGLETPTGGTVRIDGREPVAGAAGGIGLVSQDLALLPWRTVRANIALGLELQGLSRARREVVAREYEAAFGLSACAERYPKELSGGMRQKAAIARTLAAGPGVVLMDEPFSALDCQTRNRMQAFLLDIWTRRRDTIMFVTHHIEEAAFLSDRIVVLTPRPSTVAAVLDVNLPRPRTRIDPGLTALRAKTLAILNRLSRQEH; encoded by the coding sequence ATGGCTTCGGCGCTCTCCATCCGGGGTCTGCAAAAGACTTATCCCGCTGTCGGCGGCAAGCCGCCGGTGACCGTCCTTGGCGGCGTGGACCTCGACGTCCCCCCGGGGGCCATCGTGTCGCTGGTGGGGCTCAACGGCTCGGGCAAGACCACGCTGCTTCGCCTCGTGGCCGGCCTGGAAACGCCGACCGGCGGCACGGTCCGCATCGACGGACGCGAACCCGTCGCCGGCGCGGCCGGAGGCATCGGGCTGGTGAGCCAGGATCTGGCCCTGCTCCCCTGGCGCACGGTGCGGGCCAACATTGCCCTGGGCCTGGAACTCCAGGGGCTGTCGCGAGCCCGGCGCGAAGTCGTGGCCCGGGAGTACGAGGCCGCCTTCGGCCTGTCGGCCTGCGCCGAACGCTACCCGAAAGAACTTTCCGGCGGCATGCGCCAGAAGGCGGCCATCGCCCGAACCCTGGCCGCCGGCCCCGGGGTTGTCCTCATGGACGAACCCTTCAGCGCCCTGGACTGCCAGACCCGAAACCGCATGCAGGCCTTCCTTCTCGACATCTGGACGCGGCGACGCGACACCATCATGTTTGTCACCCACCATATCGAGGAAGCGGCCTTTTTAAGCGACCGCATCGTGGTCCTGACGCCAAGGCCAAGCACGGTGGCGGCCGTCCTTGACGTCAACCTCCCCCGCCCCAGAACCCGGATCGATCCCGGGCTGACGGCCCTTCGGGCCAAGACCCTTGCGATCCTTAACCGCCTTAGCCGTCAGGAACATTGA
- a CDS encoding OsmC family protein yields MIVTATTLGQTAFAMASERHSLISDQSPEYGGEGLGPMPSELLLWAVAACFGQAVRYVAARRRQPMEALAITVSADKDAAAFHFGEITITVRAALLRGRLEAIVEQARRYCFVTASLSVPVRLEVQSIALPSHIESATRGASPDGFNEIS; encoded by the coding sequence GTGATCGTCACCGCAACCACGCTTGGCCAAACCGCCTTCGCCATGGCCTCGGAGCGACACAGCCTGATTTCCGACCAATCGCCGGAATACGGCGGCGAAGGCCTTGGCCCCATGCCGAGCGAACTGCTGTTGTGGGCCGTGGCCGCCTGCTTCGGCCAAGCCGTACGCTATGTCGCGGCCCGGCGGCGGCAGCCGATGGAGGCTCTTGCAATCACGGTCAGCGCCGATAAAGATGCCGCCGCCTTCCACTTTGGCGAAATCACCATCACCGTGCGTGCCGCCCTCCTCCGGGGACGGCTGGAGGCGATCGTCGAGCAGGCCAGGCGTTACTGCTTCGTCACGGCCAGCCTGTCCGTACCGGTTCGGCTGGAAGTGCAATCGATTGCTCTCCCTTCTCACATAGAAAGCGCAACCAGGGGCGCATCGCCTGACGGTTTCAATGAAATTTCCTAG
- a CDS encoding MSMEG_0572/Sll0783 family nitrogen starvation response protein, with amino-acid sequence MTMVSIPAPSIGDEIVNHGPKVYEDIKANPGEKALICMHTMPFEGSVGLINMLTATRLVRKGYDLTFLLYGPGVLMASAARGFPKVGDEGFAGNMAYNKQLTTIMNEGGKVVACRFAMAALYGMRETDLLPGVQGIHPLDILDCILTHQRAGALILSTWTV; translated from the coding sequence ATGACCATGGTTTCCATCCCCGCCCCGTCCATCGGTGACGAAATCGTCAATCACGGTCCCAAAGTCTATGAGGACATCAAGGCCAACCCGGGCGAAAAAGCGCTCATCTGCATGCACACCATGCCCTTCGAGGGTTCCGTCGGGCTTATCAACATGCTCACCGCCACGCGGCTCGTGCGCAAAGGCTACGATCTGACCTTCCTGCTCTATGGTCCGGGCGTGCTCATGGCTTCGGCGGCACGCGGCTTCCCCAAGGTCGGCGACGAGGGCTTTGCCGGCAACATGGCCTACAACAAACAGCTGACCACCATCATGAACGAGGGCGGCAAGGTCGTGGCCTGCCGTTTCGCCATGGCCGCCCTGTACGGCATGCGCGAGACAGACCTCCTGCCCGGCGTTCAGGGCATCCATCCCCTGGACATCCTGGACTGCATTCTCACCCACCAACGGGCGGGCGCACTGATCCTGTCCACCTGGACCGTCTAA
- a CDS encoding sigma-54-dependent Fis family transcriptional regulator, which produces MAILGFVNVRKLLLELAQHQSVEVVLKIAVDTLAAASGVALVRVWLVEPGDDCARCKDSLLCPDKSRCLHLMASAGKSLSDGQDWRDIAGSAFSRFPVGIRKVGEIAKAGKPIEILDIDPNAQWVADPAWIKREKIVGFAGQPLICRDEVLGVLSVFTRQPLEQGVLEMLRMVADHLAYALANARAFEMVDRLKQQMELENAYLREEINEAQSFKGIIGQSEGIEQIRKLIRMVGPTDANVLIYGESGTGKEMIAREIHNHSGRCDKPMIKINCSAIPRELFESEFFGHARGAFTGAVKSRIGYFQAADGGTLFLDEVGEIPIYLQSKLLRVLQEGEYQRVGEETVRKVDVRIVSATNRNLHAEIQAGRFREDLYYRLQVFPVVVPSLKDRKMDVPLLTDHFIKLSCKKMNRPLVRLSEAQRRRMAAYDWPGNIRELQNFVERMVITGQPDQVLLELDHGPAAPQEAAPARPEVVVPERILTEKEMRELEKANMQAALRQTNWRIYGPRGAAKLLGVNPTTLISRLKKLGIYLPRLQAEDDPAL; this is translated from the coding sequence ATGGCGATACTGGGATTTGTCAACGTCCGAAAGCTGCTCCTGGAACTGGCCCAGCACCAGTCCGTGGAGGTGGTCCTCAAGATCGCCGTGGACACCCTGGCCGCCGCCTCCGGGGTGGCCCTGGTGCGGGTATGGCTTGTCGAGCCCGGCGACGACTGCGCCCGGTGCAAGGACAGCCTCCTGTGCCCGGACAAGAGCCGCTGCCTCCACCTCATGGCCAGCGCCGGCAAATCCCTGTCGGACGGGCAAGACTGGCGGGATATCGCCGGCTCCGCCTTCAGCCGCTTTCCCGTCGGCATCCGCAAGGTCGGCGAGATCGCCAAGGCCGGCAAGCCCATCGAAATCCTGGACATCGATCCAAACGCCCAGTGGGTGGCCGATCCCGCCTGGATCAAGCGGGAAAAGATCGTCGGCTTCGCCGGCCAGCCGCTTATCTGCCGCGACGAAGTGCTGGGCGTGCTTTCGGTCTTCACCCGCCAGCCCCTGGAACAGGGCGTGCTCGAAATGCTGCGCATGGTGGCCGACCATTTGGCCTACGCCCTCGCCAACGCCCGGGCCTTCGAGATGGTGGACCGGCTCAAGCAGCAGATGGAGCTTGAAAACGCCTATCTGCGCGAGGAGATCAACGAAGCCCAATCGTTTAAGGGCATTATCGGCCAAAGCGAGGGCATCGAGCAGATCCGCAAGCTTATCCGCATGGTCGGCCCCACCGACGCCAACGTGCTCATCTACGGCGAGTCCGGCACGGGCAAGGAGATGATCGCCCGGGAAATCCACAACCACAGCGGGCGTTGCGACAAGCCGATGATCAAGATCAACTGCTCGGCCATCCCGCGCGAGTTGTTCGAGAGCGAATTTTTCGGCCATGCCCGGGGAGCGTTCACCGGCGCGGTCAAAAGCCGCATCGGCTATTTCCAGGCCGCCGACGGCGGCACGCTGTTCCTCGACGAAGTGGGCGAGATTCCCATTTACCTGCAAAGCAAGCTCCTGCGCGTGCTCCAGGAAGGGGAATACCAGCGGGTCGGCGAGGAGACCGTGCGCAAGGTCGACGTGCGCATCGTCTCGGCCACCAATCGCAACCTCCATGCCGAGATCCAGGCCGGCCGCTTCCGTGAGGACCTTTACTACCGGCTGCAGGTGTTCCCGGTGGTGGTGCCGAGCCTCAAGGACCGCAAGATGGACGTTCCGCTCCTCACCGACCACTTCATCAAGCTCAGCTGCAAGAAGATGAACCGCCCCCTGGTGCGCCTTTCCGAGGCCCAGCGACGCCGCATGGCCGCCTACGACTGGCCCGGCAACATCCGCGAGCTGCAAAACTTCGTGGAGCGCATGGTCATCACCGGCCAGCCCGATCAGGTGTTGCTTGAACTGGACCATGGGCCGGCCGCGCCGCAGGAAGCCGCACCGGCCCGGCCCGAGGTCGTCGTACCCGAACGCATCCTGACGGAAAAGGAAATGCGGGAACTGGAAAAGGCCAACATGCAGGCGGCCCTGCGCCAGACCAACTGGCGCATCTACGGTCCCAGGGGCGCGGCCAAACTCCTTGGCGTCAATCCCACCACGCTGATTTCGCGGCTTAAAAAGCTCGGCATCTACCTGCCGCGCCTCCAGGCCGAGGACGACCCGGCCTTGTAG
- a CDS encoding beta-ketoacyl-ACP synthase 3 encodes MGGYLPRDGRDNAELAKTYGVTEDWIYSRTGIRRRRILPAGQNTSDMAVEAARAALADSGTDPADLTHVLVASCAPDGLVPNTACTVERKLGLSGLVALDFNVACSGFLYGLYLTSAIVRLEPGAVVLLVAAEAMSRLCAPGDRSVNVIFGDGAGAAVVTARRGALVVEDIVVSSDGKNAGILTANGGGSRAAYASPDSRVGEDYFLRMEGREVFRLAVSRMAGVSLALLARNGLSPADVDLFVPHQANGRIIEAVGDRLGIPAARTAAYIEDVGNTSAASIPLALEQARAQGRLRPGGRVLLASFGAGFTWGAALVRVDAAAS; translated from the coding sequence ATGGGCGGCTACCTGCCCCGGGACGGGCGCGACAACGCCGAACTGGCCAAGACCTACGGGGTGACGGAAGACTGGATTTACAGCCGCACCGGCATCCGCCGGCGGCGCATCCTGCCGGCCGGGCAAAACACCTCGGACATGGCCGTGGAAGCGGCCCGGGCCGCCCTGGCCGACAGCGGCACGGACCCGGCCGATCTCACCCATGTGCTGGTGGCCAGTTGCGCCCCGGACGGGCTCGTGCCCAACACCGCCTGCACCGTGGAGCGCAAGCTCGGTCTGTCCGGCCTCGTGGCCCTGGACTTCAACGTGGCCTGCTCGGGCTTTCTCTACGGCCTCTATCTCACCTCGGCCATCGTGCGCCTGGAGCCTGGGGCCGTCGTGCTGCTGGTGGCTGCCGAGGCCATGAGCCGGCTGTGCGCTCCGGGGGATCGAAGCGTCAACGTCATTTTCGGCGACGGGGCCGGGGCGGCGGTGGTCACGGCCCGGCGCGGGGCGCTGGTCGTGGAGGATATTGTGGTTTCTTCTGACGGAAAAAACGCCGGCATCCTCACCGCCAACGGCGGCGGCAGCCGGGCCGCGTACGCCTCGCCGGACAGCCGGGTGGGAGAGGACTATTTCCTGCGTATGGAAGGCCGCGAAGTGTTCCGGCTGGCCGTTTCGCGCATGGCCGGGGTGTCGTTGGCCCTGCTCGCCCGCAACGGGCTCTCGCCTGCGGACGTGGACCTTTTCGTACCCCACCAGGCCAACGGCCGCATCATCGAGGCCGTAGGCGATCGCCTCGGCATCCCGGCCGCACGCACGGCGGCATATATCGAGGACGTCGGCAACACCTCGGCCGCTTCCATCCCCCTGGCCCTGGAGCAGGCCCGAGCCCAGGGGCGGCTCCGGCCTGGCGGGCGGGTGCTTCTGGCCAGCTTCGGCGCGGGCTTCACCTGGGGCGCGGCGCTTGTGCGCGTGGACGCGGCGGCATCGTAA
- a CDS encoding amidohydrolase family protein — MERMLSGEKVRRKVFDVHNHIGFMEGFKYYGLPEPVNPTVYCDNDRAAKIKIMDQLGVDRAIVMSNYGIPDPSQPFGLNAVVLDACAHPDKRILGGVWFSPSVKMQEANEAAMKLAGEPGIKVLKATCLLGGTWNPEEWDEDTKKMWEGIIDVCASHDHVFHLHTSPGGGSDVSNCIKFVKAYGKRVKVHVVHCGGGVSGHIKFIPEFIKFVKEGYKVYTDTSWAVGFCNRYLFDEIEKNGVGDDRVMFSSDEPWSDFWSEYYKFEGLGISEELKNKLFWENAEKLYGV; from the coding sequence ATGGAACGCATGTTGTCTGGAGAAAAAGTCCGGCGCAAGGTCTTCGATGTGCACAACCACATCGGTTTTATGGAAGGTTTCAAGTACTACGGCCTGCCCGAGCCGGTGAATCCCACGGTCTACTGCGACAACGACCGTGCGGCCAAAATCAAGATCATGGACCAGCTGGGCGTGGACCGGGCCATCGTCATGTCCAACTACGGCATCCCGGATCCGTCCCAGCCGTTTGGCCTCAACGCCGTGGTGCTCGACGCCTGCGCCCACCCGGACAAGCGGATTCTCGGCGGCGTCTGGTTCTCGCCGTCGGTCAAGATGCAGGAAGCCAACGAGGCGGCCATGAAGCTGGCCGGGGAGCCGGGCATCAAGGTGCTCAAGGCCACCTGCCTGCTCGGCGGCACCTGGAACCCCGAGGAGTGGGACGAAGACACCAAGAAGATGTGGGAAGGCATCATCGACGTGTGCGCCAGCCACGACCACGTCTTCCATTTGCACACCAGTCCCGGCGGCGGCTCCGACGTCAGCAACTGCATCAAGTTCGTCAAGGCCTACGGCAAGCGTGTCAAAGTGCATGTCGTCCACTGCGGTGGCGGCGTGTCCGGCCACATCAAGTTCATTCCGGAATTCATCAAGTTCGTGAAGGAAGGCTATAAGGTCTATACCGACACGTCCTGGGCAGTCGGCTTCTGCAATCGCTATCTCTTCGATGAAATCGAGAAGAACGGCGTGGGCGACGACCGCGTCATGTTCAGCTCCGACGAGCCCTGGAGCGACTTTTGGAGCGAATACTACAAGTTCGAGGGGCTTGGTATCTCCGAGGAGCTCAAAAACAAGCTCTTCTGGGAAAACGCCGAGAAACTCTACGGCGTTTAG